From the Nodularia sp. NIES-3585 genome, one window contains:
- a CDS encoding hydantoinase B/oxoprolinase family protein: protein MYTIHQPDPVRLEIFKNLYQFIAEQMGIVLQNTAASVNIKERLDFSCAIFDTSGLLVANAPHIPVHLGSMSESVRSLINDKGDTIQPGNVYLSNNPYNGGTHLPDVTAITPVFLEDNTSSSTPHSPLPTPLFYVASRGHQADIGGITPGSMPPHSTTVEEEGILFDNFLLVKQGKFQETSVREILANHPYPARNPQQNIADFKAQIAANARGVQELRKMVNQYGIETVQSYMQFVQDNAEESVRRAINLLKNGSFTYAMDNGAEIKVTVTIDRENRSATIDFTGTSQQLNSNFNAPKAVTQAAVLYVFRTLVDDNIPLNAGCLNPLEIIVPIGCMLNPTYPAAVVAGNVETSQTIVDALYGALGVMAGSQGTMNNFTFGNQHYQYYETICGGSGAGINFDGTDAVHTHMTNSRLTDPEVLESRYPVLVESFSLRPDSGGKGKYSGGNGVIRRIRFLEPMTANILSSHRLVPPVGLNGGEAGKVGHNWIERQNGTQEILDSTATVEMQPGDIFVIETPGGGGFGTVS, encoded by the coding sequence ATGTATACAATACATCAACCAGATCCGGTTCGCTTAGAAATATTCAAAAACCTGTATCAATTTATTGCTGAACAAATGGGGATTGTGCTGCAAAATACAGCAGCATCGGTAAACATCAAAGAACGCCTCGATTTCTCCTGTGCTATTTTTGATACTTCTGGATTATTAGTTGCCAACGCTCCTCATATTCCTGTACATTTAGGCTCAATGAGTGAAAGTGTCCGCAGTTTAATTAACGATAAAGGCGACACTATCCAACCAGGAAACGTTTACCTATCCAACAATCCTTATAACGGAGGCACTCACCTCCCCGATGTCACAGCAATTACCCCCGTCTTCCTCGAAGATAATACTTCATCCTCTACTCCCCACTCCCCACTCCCCACTCCCCTTTTTTACGTTGCTTCTCGTGGACACCAAGCCGATATCGGTGGTATTACGCCCGGTTCCATGCCTCCCCACAGTACAACAGTAGAAGAAGAAGGAATTTTATTTGATAATTTTCTCTTAGTTAAACAGGGGAAATTTCAAGAAACTTCAGTACGAGAAATACTTGCAAATCATCCCTATCCAGCGCGTAACCCTCAGCAAAATATTGCTGATTTCAAAGCTCAAATTGCTGCCAATGCTAGAGGAGTGCAAGAACTCCGAAAAATGGTAAATCAATATGGCATTGAGACAGTTCAAAGTTATATGCAATTTGTCCAGGACAATGCAGAAGAGTCAGTGAGAAGAGCTATCAATCTCCTCAAAAATGGCTCATTTACCTATGCTATGGATAATGGAGCCGAAATTAAAGTTACAGTCACAATTGACCGAGAAAATCGCAGTGCTACCATTGATTTTACTGGCACATCTCAACAGCTAAATAGTAACTTTAATGCTCCCAAAGCCGTAACTCAAGCAGCAGTTTTATATGTCTTCCGCACTTTAGTTGATGATAATATTCCCCTGAATGCTGGCTGTCTTAACCCTCTAGAAATAATTGTGCCAATTGGCTGTATGCTTAACCCCACTTATCCAGCCGCAGTGGTAGCAGGTAACGTGGAAACTTCCCAAACCATTGTTGATGCTTTATATGGTGCGTTGGGTGTCATGGCTGGTTCCCAGGGAACAATGAATAATTTTACCTTTGGAAATCAGCATTATCAATACTATGAAACCATCTGCGGCGGTTCTGGCGCAGGAATTAATTTTGATGGTACTGATGCAGTCCATACCCACATGACTAACTCTCGATTAACTGATCCAGAAGTTTTAGAAAGCCGCTATCCTGTATTAGTAGAAAGCTTTAGTCTGCGTCCTGATAGCGGCGGTAAAGGTAAATATTCCGGTGGTAATGGCGTAATTCGCCGCATTCGGTTTTTAGAACCCATGACAGCGAACATTCTCTCTAGCCATCGCTTAGTTCCTCCCGTGGGATTAAATGGAGGGGAAGCAGGAAAAGTCGGACACAACTGGATAGAACGTCAGAATGGAACCCAAGAGATTTTAGACAGTACTGCCACCGTAGAAATGCAGCCTGGGGATATTTTTGTGATTGAAACCCCTGGGGGAGGAGGATTTGGTACAGTCTCCTAA
- a CDS encoding YdcF family protein: protein MKSKLKLISWVLAIALVLVSIIPVRIAIASYQQPVPQAIFVLGSASERMKFAAKFWQSHQNLDIWISDFAWNLDANRRIFLQSGVPDQKLHLDGRATDTVTNFTTLVEEFAGRDLQNIYLITSDYHMRRSRVIATVVLGSQGIVVTPLAVPSSGEEPESLLRVLRDAGRSLLWIVTNRTGASFNPKLRSHFQ from the coding sequence ATGAAATCTAAACTGAAATTAATCAGCTGGGTTTTAGCGATCGCCTTAGTGTTAGTCAGTATTATTCCTGTGAGAATTGCGATCGCTTCGTATCAACAGCCAGTACCACAGGCTATTTTTGTGTTGGGGAGTGCTTCTGAGCGGATGAAGTTTGCGGCAAAATTTTGGCAATCTCACCAGAATTTAGACATTTGGATTTCTGATTTTGCTTGGAATTTAGATGCTAATCGTCGGATATTTTTGCAGTCTGGTGTTCCCGATCAGAAGTTGCATTTAGATGGTAGAGCAACTGATACAGTTACCAATTTTACAACTTTGGTAGAAGAATTTGCAGGTAGGGATTTACAGAATATTTATTTGATTACTTCAGACTATCATATGCGGCGGTCAAGGGTGATAGCTACTGTTGTGTTGGGTAGTCAGGGGATTGTGGTTACACCTTTGGCTGTACCGTCATCGGGTGAAGAACCAGAATCTCTGTTGCGAGTGTTGCGGGATGCTGGGCGATCTCTTTTGTGGATTGTTACTAATAGGACTGGAGCTAGTTTTAATCCTAAACTTCGCTCCCACTTTCAGTAA